A genomic segment from Triplophysa dalaica isolate WHDGS20190420 chromosome 22, ASM1584641v1, whole genome shotgun sequence encodes:
- the il2rga gene encoding interleukin 2 receptor, gamma a, whose protein sequence is MTLLLFILCFWNIPLLASSNPNINCLIINLEYVNCTWTEQGNQKHQYTFEWRFGNDVELKCLKYHKMNGANVGCMFPYAETKRFNSLDTWLYYNNGSLAKNQKHQLKKEVKLYPPYNLTVEARKATELWLRWNVTFKNFNCIESEVRHRMGNMDWQNKKTLNSNLFSLPFPSKKRYEFQVRVRVESACGESKFWSDWSEPVYWGPSKPNNNTASPVSMTMTSVVLYTIGAAILLVILSCLLVHSERLRIILIPVMPNAGQNVSKYLAAFFDNYDGNTEKWLSISKDLEKGFKPNFTERACPVREYRIVSQSSSDSGSVLSIPTELSSDYQCMQSYSSTSTITGPDETSPIQSPCQAYNPV, encoded by the exons ACATAAACTGCCTTATCATAAATCTGGAATATGTGAATTGTACGTGGACTGAGCAGGGAAACCAAAAGCACCAATACACATTTGAGTGGAG GTTTGGGAATGATGTTGAACTGAAATGTCTTAAATATCACAAGATGAACGGTGCTAACGTGGGCTGCATGTTTCCATACGCTGAAACTAAAAGATTTAATTCGCTAGACACGTGGTTGTATTATAACAATGGCAGTTTGGCGAAAAACCAGAAGCATCAACTGAAAAAAGAGG TGAAGCTTTACCCTCCGTATAACCTGACTGTTGAGGCGAGAAAGGCCACCGAACTGTGGCTTCGTTGGAATGTCACGTTTAAAAATTTTAATTGCATTGAAAGTGAAGTTCGCCACAGGATGGGCAACATGGACTGGCAG aacaaaaaaacattaaactcaAACCTCTTCAGCTTACCCTTCCCCTCCAAAAAACGGTACGAGTTCCAGGTCAGGGTCCGGGTGGAGTCAGCTTGTGGAGAGTCCAAGTTTTGGAGCGACTGGAGCGAGCCGGTGTACTGGGGACCTTCAAAGCCAAACAATAACACAG CCAGCCCAGTTTCAATGACGATGACATCGGTGGTGTTGTATACGATAGGAGCTGCAATACTGCTTGTCATACTCTCCTGCTTGCTGGTCCACAGCGAAAG ATTAAGGATAATCTTGATACCGGTGATGCCAAACGCAGGACAAAATGTGAGCAAATACCTTGCTGCGTTTTTCGACAACTATGATGGCAACACAGAG AAATGGCTCTCCATCTCCAAAGACCTGGAGAAAGGCTTCAAACCCAATTTCACTGAGCGTGCTTGTCCTGTGCGTGAGTACAGAATAGTGTCCCAGTCGAGCAGTGACAGTGGAAGTGTCCTCTCAATCCCGACAGAGCTATCATCAGATTATCAATGCATGCAGAGCTATTCATCTACCTCCACCATTACTGGACCTGACGAGACCTCCCCGATTCAGTCTCCATGTCAGGCATATAATCCGGTTTAG